In Panicum virgatum strain AP13 chromosome 4N, P.virgatum_v5, whole genome shotgun sequence, a single window of DNA contains:
- the LOC120670607 gene encoding transmembrane 9 superfamily member 7-like: MANPGGGLRPRHLLIFVAAAVLCAVSSPAGAFYLPGVAPRDFQKDDELQVKVNKLSSIKTQLPYDYYFLDYCKPEAIKNSAENLGEVLRGDRIENSVYNFKMRRDESCKIVCRKKLSQEAVKNFKEKIDDEYRVNMILDNLPVVVPRQTREGSQTPSFEHGYRVGYKLKDDKYYINNHLSFKVLYHEDQTSPDARIVGFHVIPSSIKHEYGAWDDANPTAQTCNANIKITPGSHTPQEVAPDAYVVFSYDVTFEASDIIWASRWDVYLLSSDSQIHWFSIVNSLMIVLFLSGMVAMIMMRTLYKDIANYNQLDNQDEAQEETGWKLVHGDVFRPPVHSGLLCVYVGTGVQFFGMTLVTMMFALLGFLSPANRGGLMTAMVLLWVFMGVLAGYTSSRLYKMFKGTEWKKITLKTAFMFPGIIFAVFFFLNALIWGEKSSGAVPFGTMFALFLLWFGISVPLVFVGSFLGFKQPAIEDPVKTNKIPRQIPEQAWYLQPAFAILAGGILPFGAVFIELFFILTSIWLNQFYYIFGFLFIVFIILIVTCAEITIVLCYFQLCSEDYHWWWRAYLTAGSSALYLFAYAIFYFFNKLEITKLVSGILYFGYMLIISYAFFVLTGTIGFYACFWFVRKIYASVKID, encoded by the exons GATGATGAGCTTCAGGTGAAAGTCAACAAACTGTCATCTATAAAGACACAGCTTCCATATGACTACTATTTCCTGGACTACTGCAAACCTGAGGCGATTAAGAACAGTGCTGAGAACTTGGGTGAAGTCCTTCGTGGGGACCGCATCGAAAATTCTGTCTATAAT TTCAAGATGAGGAGGGATGAGAGTTGCAAGATTGTTTGTCGAAAGAAGCTTtctcaagaagctgtgaagaatttcaaagaaaaaatcGATGATGAATACCGAGTTAACAT GATTCTAGATAATCTCCCAGTTGTGGTACCTAGACAGACACGGGAAGGAAGCCAAACACCAAGCTTTGAGCATGGTTACCGAGTTGGTTATAAG CTCAAGGATGACAAGTATTATATCAACAACCACTTGAGTTTTAAAGTCTTGTACCATGAAGACCAAACTTCTCCCGATGCTCGCATTGTTGGGTTTCATGTGATTCCCAGCAG CATCAAGCATGAATATGGTGCCTGGGATGATGCTAATCCCACAGCGCAAACTTGCAATGCTAACATTAAGATTACACCTGGTAGTCACACTCCTCAAGAGGTGGCCCCTGATGCATATGTAGTATTCTCTTACGATGTTACCTTTGAG GCTAGTGATATCATATGGGCATCTCGCTGGGATGTCTACCTTCTTTCTAGCGATAGCCAAATCCATTGGTTCTCAATTGTTAATTCATTGATGATTGTCCTATTCCTGTCTGGTATGGTAGCCATGATCATGATGAGAACCCTTTACAAGGACATAGCGAACTATAATCAGCTTGACAATCAGGATGAGGCCCAGGAAGAAACTGGTTGGAAGTTAGTGCATGGTGATGTATTCCGGCCTCCTGTCCATTCAGGCCTCCTTTGTGTTTACGTTGGCACTGGCGTGCAGTTCTTTGGGATGACACTAGTGACCATGATGTTTGCGCTACTTGGATTCTTATCGCCTGCAAACCGTGGAGGACTCATGACTGCTATGGTCCTTTTGTGGGTGTTCATGGGTGTACTGGCAGGATACACCTCATCTCGCCTGTACAAGATGTTCAAAGGCACTGAGTGGAAGAAGATCACCCTCAAAACTGCCTTCATGTTTCCTGGTATTATCTTTGcggtcttcttctttttgaaTGCCCTCATCTGGGGTGAGAAATCATCTGGTGCAGTTCCTTTCGGAACAATGTTTGCTTTGTTCCTCCTCTGGTTCGGCATCTCTGTGCCACTGGTCTTTGTTGGAAGTTTCTTGGGATTCAAGCAGCCAGCCATTGAGGACCCAGTGAAGACAAACAAGATTCCCAGGCAAATTCCCGAGCAAGCATGGTACCTGCAGCCAGCTTTTGCAATACTTGCTGGTGGTATATTGCCATTTGGGGCTGTCTTTATTGAGCTCTTCTTCATCCTGACATCGATCTGGCTGAACCAGTTTTACTACATCTTTGGCTTCCTCTTCATAGTCTTCATCATCCTCATTGTGACCTGTGCTGAGATCACGATTGTGCTATGCTACTTCCAACTATGCAGCGAGGATTACCACTGGTGGTGGAGGGCATACCTGACTGCAGGCTCATCGGCGCTCTATCTGTTTGCTTATGCTATCTTCTACTTCTTCAACAAGTTGGAGATCACAAAGCTTGTCTCAGGCATCCTGTACTTTGGTTACATGCTGATCATCTCTTATGCCTTCTTCGTGCTGACTGGTACCATTGGCTTCTATGCCTGCTTCTGGTTCGTGAGGAAGATCTATGCTTCTGTGAAGATCGACTGA